In Bombus affinis isolate iyBomAffi1 chromosome 11, iyBomAffi1.2, whole genome shotgun sequence, one genomic interval encodes:
- the LOC126921734 gene encoding receptor-type guanylate cyclase gcy-19 isoform X2 gives MSPRNGSCVAEVSSVRSLSSDDVSTTKTNRKKSCWARATNPAHRRGRRIQLLQMLALPFIPILALIVQTANTLNDILIYRQEVSDIETQVTIATDLGKVVTRMQLERSEVAFFIYTNGSTLRSNLTQRFAITDQALHNMTTWPLVSVPRDESKTQTYDVVSKEAFQARLEDFRQKISSEESSITEVMAWYTSVNAAMLDHLTNQIKETDNSGVWRYLIAFKNLLKSIESLGISSVYGINYFGRGTLVGDNYVSYVRHDILGRDLLSGSLTYVPSLKHFYAELTNSMSDYGKIKSRRDEILQNQKRKPSVDDAIAYFDSMATYVDELRKLQRELRHMIRDYVNSTLQDASNKEVAGIAILALVLVVSPIIIMLVRNAVATIQMYAANLAQKARELKQEKGKSDTLLFQMLPPSVAQQLKQTQQVPAEYYEAVTVYFSDIVGFTEIAAENTPLEVVTFLNSIYKLFDARIECYDVYKVETIGDSYMVASGLPVRNGDKHVTEIATMALDLLAASSVFQVPKRPGERLQIRSGAHTGPVVAGIVGSKMPRYCLFGDTVNTASRMESTGEALRIHISLEMKKALDAVGGFKIAHRGLVDVKGKGLMDTYWLECKDGGIARAAELDLPSFFEDVRPVFIRRLREEGTL, from the exons ATGTCACCGCGTAATGGCTCGTGCGTGGCGGAAGTAAGCTCGGTGAGGAGTCTCTCGTCGGACGATGTCTCGACGACGAAGACGAACCGAAAGAAGTCCTGCTGGGCACGTGCCACGAATCCGGCTCATCGCCGTGGACGACGAATTCAACTGCTACAAATGCTGGCGCTACCATTCATACCGATCCTAGCCTTGATCGTTCAGACAGCTAACACCCTCAATGACATTCTGATCTATCGGCAGGAGGTCTCTGACATTGAAACGCAG GTAACAATCGCCACAGACTTAGGGAAGGTTGTCACGCGGATGCAGCTCGAAAGATCTGAGGTTGCATTCTTTATTTACACTAATGGCAGCACTCTAAG GTCGAACTTGACGCAGAGGTTCGCCATAACCGATCAGGCTCTTCATAACATGACTACGTGGCCCCTGGTCTCGGTACCGAGGGATGAGAGCAAGACGCAAACCTATGACGTGGTCAGCAAAGAGGCCTTCCAAGCACGCCTCGAGGATTTCAG GCAGAAGATAAGTTCAGAAGAGAGCAGCATTACCGAAGTGATGGCGTGGTATACGAGCGTGAACGCGGCGATGTTAGACCATTTGACTAATCAGATCAAAGAGACGGATAATAGTGGAGTTTGGAG GTATCTAATTGCTTTTAAAAATTTGCTGAAGAGTATTGAGAGCTTGGGTATTTCTTCCGTGTACGGAATCAATTACTTTGGACGTGGAACCCTTGTGGGGGACAATTACGTCAGCTACGTTCGCCACGATATTCTTGGACGTGATCTCCTCTCTGGATCTCTCACATACGTGCCTTCTCTTAAACATTTTTACGCAGAACTCACCAACTCCATGTCAGACTATGGAAAAATTAAATCTAG ACGAGATGAAATCCTCCAGAACCAGAAGAGGAAACCGAGTGTTGATGACGCTATCGCTTATTTCGATTCAATGGCTACTTATGTGGATGAGCTGCGTAAACTTCAACGAGAATTACGTCACATGATCCG GGATTATGTGAATTCAACTTTACAAGATGCGAGTAACAAAGAAGTTGCTGGGATAGCTATACTCGCGCTAGTGTTGGTCGTTTCTCCTATTATTATAATGCTAGTACGTAATGCGGTTGCAACGATACAA ATGTACGCAGCCAATTTAGCGCAAAAGGCTCGGGAACTGAAGCAGGAAAAAGGGAAGAGTGACACGTTGCTTTTTCAAATGTTGCCTCCTAGCGTCGCACAGCAATTGAAGCAAACTCAACAG GTTCCAGCGGAATATTACGAAGCAGTAACCGTATACTTCAGCGATATTGTTGGGTTCACAGAAATTGCTGCGGAGAATACTCCCTTAGAG GTTGTCACTTTTCTAAATTCGATCTACAAGTTATTCGATGCGCGTATCGAATGTTACGACGTGTACAAAGTTGAAACTATTGGCGATTCATATATGGTCGCCTCTGGCTTGCCTGTTAGAAATG GGGACAAACACGTAACTGAAATAGCGACAATGGCCCTCGATCTTCTAGCAGCTTCATCGGTATTTCAAGTACCAAAGCGGCCCGGTGAACGTCTTCAAATACGAAGCGGTGCTCATACAGGACCCGTAGTTGCTGGAATCGTGGGAAGCAAAATGCCCCGTTATTGTCTCTTCGGGGATACTGTGAATACAGCCAGTCGTATGGAATCAACTGGAGAAG CGCTACGAATACATATTAGCCTAGAAATGAAAAAAGCTTTGGATGCGGTAGGAGGTTTCAAAATCGCACATCGTGGTTTGGTAGATGTCAAG GGGAAGGGATTAATGGATACGTACTGGCTGGAATGCAAAGACGGCGGAATTGCACGGGCAGCGGAATTAGATCTGCCTTCGTTCTTCGAAGATGTGCGACCAGTTTTCATACGCCGTTTACGCGAAGAGGGTACCCTTTGA
- the LOC126921734 gene encoding receptor-type guanylate cyclase gcy-19 isoform X1, with protein MLTIQNDMSPRNGSCVAEVSSVRSLSSDDVSTTKTNRKKSCWARATNPAHRRGRRIQLLQMLALPFIPILALIVQTANTLNDILIYRQEVSDIETQVTIATDLGKVVTRMQLERSEVAFFIYTNGSTLRSNLTQRFAITDQALHNMTTWPLVSVPRDESKTQTYDVVSKEAFQARLEDFRQKISSEESSITEVMAWYTSVNAAMLDHLTNQIKETDNSGVWRYLIAFKNLLKSIESLGISSVYGINYFGRGTLVGDNYVSYVRHDILGRDLLSGSLTYVPSLKHFYAELTNSMSDYGKIKSRRDEILQNQKRKPSVDDAIAYFDSMATYVDELRKLQRELRHMIRDYVNSTLQDASNKEVAGIAILALVLVVSPIIIMLVRNAVATIQMYAANLAQKARELKQEKGKSDTLLFQMLPPSVAQQLKQTQQVPAEYYEAVTVYFSDIVGFTEIAAENTPLEVVTFLNSIYKLFDARIECYDVYKVETIGDSYMVASGLPVRNGDKHVTEIATMALDLLAASSVFQVPKRPGERLQIRSGAHTGPVVAGIVGSKMPRYCLFGDTVNTASRMESTGEALRIHISLEMKKALDAVGGFKIAHRGLVDVKGKGLMDTYWLECKDGGIARAAELDLPSFFEDVRPVFIRRLREEGTL; from the exons ATGCTCACCATACAAAACGA CATGTCACCGCGTAATGGCTCGTGCGTGGCGGAAGTAAGCTCGGTGAGGAGTCTCTCGTCGGACGATGTCTCGACGACGAAGACGAACCGAAAGAAGTCCTGCTGGGCACGTGCCACGAATCCGGCTCATCGCCGTGGACGACGAATTCAACTGCTACAAATGCTGGCGCTACCATTCATACCGATCCTAGCCTTGATCGTTCAGACAGCTAACACCCTCAATGACATTCTGATCTATCGGCAGGAGGTCTCTGACATTGAAACGCAG GTAACAATCGCCACAGACTTAGGGAAGGTTGTCACGCGGATGCAGCTCGAAAGATCTGAGGTTGCATTCTTTATTTACACTAATGGCAGCACTCTAAG GTCGAACTTGACGCAGAGGTTCGCCATAACCGATCAGGCTCTTCATAACATGACTACGTGGCCCCTGGTCTCGGTACCGAGGGATGAGAGCAAGACGCAAACCTATGACGTGGTCAGCAAAGAGGCCTTCCAAGCACGCCTCGAGGATTTCAG GCAGAAGATAAGTTCAGAAGAGAGCAGCATTACCGAAGTGATGGCGTGGTATACGAGCGTGAACGCGGCGATGTTAGACCATTTGACTAATCAGATCAAAGAGACGGATAATAGTGGAGTTTGGAG GTATCTAATTGCTTTTAAAAATTTGCTGAAGAGTATTGAGAGCTTGGGTATTTCTTCCGTGTACGGAATCAATTACTTTGGACGTGGAACCCTTGTGGGGGACAATTACGTCAGCTACGTTCGCCACGATATTCTTGGACGTGATCTCCTCTCTGGATCTCTCACATACGTGCCTTCTCTTAAACATTTTTACGCAGAACTCACCAACTCCATGTCAGACTATGGAAAAATTAAATCTAG ACGAGATGAAATCCTCCAGAACCAGAAGAGGAAACCGAGTGTTGATGACGCTATCGCTTATTTCGATTCAATGGCTACTTATGTGGATGAGCTGCGTAAACTTCAACGAGAATTACGTCACATGATCCG GGATTATGTGAATTCAACTTTACAAGATGCGAGTAACAAAGAAGTTGCTGGGATAGCTATACTCGCGCTAGTGTTGGTCGTTTCTCCTATTATTATAATGCTAGTACGTAATGCGGTTGCAACGATACAA ATGTACGCAGCCAATTTAGCGCAAAAGGCTCGGGAACTGAAGCAGGAAAAAGGGAAGAGTGACACGTTGCTTTTTCAAATGTTGCCTCCTAGCGTCGCACAGCAATTGAAGCAAACTCAACAG GTTCCAGCGGAATATTACGAAGCAGTAACCGTATACTTCAGCGATATTGTTGGGTTCACAGAAATTGCTGCGGAGAATACTCCCTTAGAG GTTGTCACTTTTCTAAATTCGATCTACAAGTTATTCGATGCGCGTATCGAATGTTACGACGTGTACAAAGTTGAAACTATTGGCGATTCATATATGGTCGCCTCTGGCTTGCCTGTTAGAAATG GGGACAAACACGTAACTGAAATAGCGACAATGGCCCTCGATCTTCTAGCAGCTTCATCGGTATTTCAAGTACCAAAGCGGCCCGGTGAACGTCTTCAAATACGAAGCGGTGCTCATACAGGACCCGTAGTTGCTGGAATCGTGGGAAGCAAAATGCCCCGTTATTGTCTCTTCGGGGATACTGTGAATACAGCCAGTCGTATGGAATCAACTGGAGAAG CGCTACGAATACATATTAGCCTAGAAATGAAAAAAGCTTTGGATGCGGTAGGAGGTTTCAAAATCGCACATCGTGGTTTGGTAGATGTCAAG GGGAAGGGATTAATGGATACGTACTGGCTGGAATGCAAAGACGGCGGAATTGCACGGGCAGCGGAATTAGATCTGCCTTCGTTCTTCGAAGATGTGCGACCAGTTTTCATACGCCGTTTACGCGAAGAGGGTACCCTTTGA
- the LOC126921762 gene encoding ester hydrolase C11orf54 homolog isoform X1, which translates to MATLNPNELTIVKRDLHVPSLDEIKDVLKEGLIKNFADVEVEVVDCPDLTKEPFTLAAPGLGGNPTLLEIGGPAFLLPTVQKNKLYDIQQLLNHLQYKEDSFVVGAGAGPWPYLNSNCELIMNLTVSPSSVKNGTRISSVNTTNGNCVLQTLPNTETRLALLANLFVIGGKPGKVLKVHAKRRTGNNDFIASMQKAIALHYPNNLVGLGGTFLMKDGKVKQHVMADFSKTPLKTEAQLNNWLHFYNMSTPLIAVGTFVSSESDLDLRVQHFHSFSHHGEGGHYHIDTTPETIEYLGYFNLGTTLYRVDKPLTGIQFGKD; encoded by the exons ATGGCTACTTTAAATCCCAATGAACTTACCATAGTAAAAAGAGACCTACATGTTCCTTCTCTTGATGAAATAAAAGATG tcTTAAAAGAAGGATTGATTAAAAATTTCGCGGATGTAGAAGTAGAAGTTGTTGATTGCCCAGATTTAACAAAAGAACCTTTCACACTTGCTGCACCAG GATTAGGTGGCAACCCAACATTACTAGAAATTGGTGGACCAGCATTTCTTCTTCCTACTgtacaaaaaaataaattatatgacATCCAACAACTTTTGAATCACTTACAATACAAAGAAGATTCTTTTGTTGTTGGAGCAGGAGCTGGTCCATGGCCATATCTAAATTCCAATTGTGAG CTTATAATGAATTTAACTGTTTCACCATCCAGTGTAAAAAATGGAACTCGTATTTCATCTGTCAATACAACAAATGGAAATTGTGTGCTTCAAACATTACCTAATACTGAAACAAGACTTGCTTTATTAGCTAATTTGTTTGTTATTGGAGGAAAACCAGGTAAAGTTTTAAAAGTCCATGCTAAAAGACGTACTGGAAATAATGATTTTATTGCATCTATGCAAAAAGCAATTGCTCTGCATTATCCAAATAATCTTGTTG GATTAGGTGGAACATTTTTAATGAAAGATGGAAAAGTTAAACAGCATGTTATGGCAGACTTCTCAAAAACTCCATTAAAGACGGAAGCACAACTTAATAACTGGTTACACTTCTATAATATGTCAACACCCCTAATAGCTGTTGGTACATTTGTCAGTTCTGAAAGT GATTTAGATCTTCGTGTTCAGCATTTCCACAGCTTTTCCCATCACGGAGAGGGTGGACATTATCATATTGATACAACACCGGAAACTATTGAATACTTGGGATATTTCAACTTGGGTACTACACTTTACCGTGTAGATAAACCACTAACTGGTATTCAATTTGGAAAGGATTAA
- the LOC126921734 gene encoding receptor-type guanylate cyclase gcy-14 isoform X3 yields the protein MDRESSLLYEIIRLVVPKSFRPEVGSIESREIARGEGGHRGPCSHAHHTKRVTIATDLGKVVTRMQLERSEVAFFIYTNGSTLRSNLTQRFAITDQALHNMTTWPLVSVPRDESKTQTYDVVSKEAFQARLEDFRQKISSEESSITEVMAWYTSVNAAMLDHLTNQIKETDNSGVWRYLIAFKNLLKSIESLGISSVYGINYFGRGTLVGDNYVSYVRHDILGRDLLSGSLTYVPSLKHFYAELTNSMSDYGKIKSRRDEILQNQKRKPSVDDAIAYFDSMATYVDELRKLQRELRHMIRDYVNSTLQDASNKEVAGIAILALVLVVSPIIIMLVRNAVATIQMYAANLAQKARELKQEKGKSDTLLFQMLPPSVAQQLKQTQQVPAEYYEAVTVYFSDIVGFTEIAAENTPLEVVTFLNSIYKLFDARIECYDVYKVETIGDSYMVASGLPVRNGDKHVTEIATMALDLLAASSVFQVPKRPGERLQIRSGAHTGPVVAGIVGSKMPRYCLFGDTVNTASRMESTGEALRIHISLEMKKALDAVGGFKIAHRGLVDVKGKGLMDTYWLECKDGGIARAAELDLPSFFEDVRPVFIRRLREEGTL from the exons ATGGACAGAGAGAGCAGCCTCCTCTATGAGATAATACGCCTGGTTGTACCTAAGTCATTCAGGCCCGAAGTCGGATCCATCGAATCGCGAGAGATCGCGCGAGGTGAGGGTGGACACCGTGGCCCCTGCAGTCATGCTCACCATACAAAACGA GTAACAATCGCCACAGACTTAGGGAAGGTTGTCACGCGGATGCAGCTCGAAAGATCTGAGGTTGCATTCTTTATTTACACTAATGGCAGCACTCTAAG GTCGAACTTGACGCAGAGGTTCGCCATAACCGATCAGGCTCTTCATAACATGACTACGTGGCCCCTGGTCTCGGTACCGAGGGATGAGAGCAAGACGCAAACCTATGACGTGGTCAGCAAAGAGGCCTTCCAAGCACGCCTCGAGGATTTCAG GCAGAAGATAAGTTCAGAAGAGAGCAGCATTACCGAAGTGATGGCGTGGTATACGAGCGTGAACGCGGCGATGTTAGACCATTTGACTAATCAGATCAAAGAGACGGATAATAGTGGAGTTTGGAG GTATCTAATTGCTTTTAAAAATTTGCTGAAGAGTATTGAGAGCTTGGGTATTTCTTCCGTGTACGGAATCAATTACTTTGGACGTGGAACCCTTGTGGGGGACAATTACGTCAGCTACGTTCGCCACGATATTCTTGGACGTGATCTCCTCTCTGGATCTCTCACATACGTGCCTTCTCTTAAACATTTTTACGCAGAACTCACCAACTCCATGTCAGACTATGGAAAAATTAAATCTAG ACGAGATGAAATCCTCCAGAACCAGAAGAGGAAACCGAGTGTTGATGACGCTATCGCTTATTTCGATTCAATGGCTACTTATGTGGATGAGCTGCGTAAACTTCAACGAGAATTACGTCACATGATCCG GGATTATGTGAATTCAACTTTACAAGATGCGAGTAACAAAGAAGTTGCTGGGATAGCTATACTCGCGCTAGTGTTGGTCGTTTCTCCTATTATTATAATGCTAGTACGTAATGCGGTTGCAACGATACAA ATGTACGCAGCCAATTTAGCGCAAAAGGCTCGGGAACTGAAGCAGGAAAAAGGGAAGAGTGACACGTTGCTTTTTCAAATGTTGCCTCCTAGCGTCGCACAGCAATTGAAGCAAACTCAACAG GTTCCAGCGGAATATTACGAAGCAGTAACCGTATACTTCAGCGATATTGTTGGGTTCACAGAAATTGCTGCGGAGAATACTCCCTTAGAG GTTGTCACTTTTCTAAATTCGATCTACAAGTTATTCGATGCGCGTATCGAATGTTACGACGTGTACAAAGTTGAAACTATTGGCGATTCATATATGGTCGCCTCTGGCTTGCCTGTTAGAAATG GGGACAAACACGTAACTGAAATAGCGACAATGGCCCTCGATCTTCTAGCAGCTTCATCGGTATTTCAAGTACCAAAGCGGCCCGGTGAACGTCTTCAAATACGAAGCGGTGCTCATACAGGACCCGTAGTTGCTGGAATCGTGGGAAGCAAAATGCCCCGTTATTGTCTCTTCGGGGATACTGTGAATACAGCCAGTCGTATGGAATCAACTGGAGAAG CGCTACGAATACATATTAGCCTAGAAATGAAAAAAGCTTTGGATGCGGTAGGAGGTTTCAAAATCGCACATCGTGGTTTGGTAGATGTCAAG GGGAAGGGATTAATGGATACGTACTGGCTGGAATGCAAAGACGGCGGAATTGCACGGGCAGCGGAATTAGATCTGCCTTCGTTCTTCGAAGATGTGCGACCAGTTTTCATACGCCGTTTACGCGAAGAGGGTACCCTTTGA
- the LOC126921761 gene encoding solute carrier family 35 member G1-like yields MKFSIESTASYNSIHPEYHYTEQFANNAETYQEGTKWYGVFLAFLSGTFFTISSALVKAVENVHPMVLLAIRSVLQMLVMATVALKVSKSLFGPKGQRMLLHLQGIVGGATLSLLYYSFRKLPIGDATTIIFSSPVIVIALSFILLKEPCGILRVIVMCALFAGVVFVSKPPFLFQTYRAESYNVMGYVCAILATLFTALNIVIMRKCSKIHYSTIIFNLSWYSLITAIFFFFLVSDNHEQKSKLPHDWITWSKILLVALTGLSGQILVTNALKIEGAGKVSVTRSLDIILAYIVQIYFFGDQPTSTSIIGAFLIIVSVICMGFEKEIYNVCDFIP; encoded by the exons ATGAAGTTCAGCATTGAATCTACTGCTTCTTATAACAGTATACATCCAGAATATCATTACACTGAACAATTCGCCAATAATGCTGAAACGTATCAAGAGGGTACCAAATGGTATGGAGTATTTTTGGCATTTTTATCAggtacattttttacaattagtTCTGCATTAGTCAAAGCAGTAGAAAACGTACATCCTATGGTATTACTGGCTATCAGATCTGTTCTACAAATGTTAGTTATGGCTACTGTAGCACTTAAAGTTTCCAAAAGTCTTTTTGGACCCAAAGGGCAAAGAATGCTCTTACATTTGCAA GGAATAGTAGGTGGTGCAACTttatcattattatattatagtttTCGAAAATTACCTATAGGAGATGCTACAACAATCATATTTAGTTCTCCAGTGATTGTTATTGCACTATCTTTCATTTTGTTAAAAGAACCTTGTGGAATATTACGTGTGATAGTTATGTGTGCACTCTTTGCAGGTGTTGTTTTTGTATCTAAACCACCATTTCTATTTCAG ACATATAGAGCTGAATCGTACAATGTGATGGGATATGTATGTGCTATCTTAGCGACCCTGTTTACAGCTCTTAACATAGTTATTATGAGGAAGTGTTCGAAAATCCATTATTCAACAATAATCTTCAACCTATCTTGGTATTCACTCATTACAgcgatatttttcttcttccttgtGTCAGATAATCACGAACAAAAATCAAAGTTGCCACATGATTGGATTACCTGGAGTAAAATATTGTTAGTAGCACTAACTGGATTATCAGGTCAAATTTTAGTAACTAATGCATTAAAGATAGAAGGTGCTGGAAAAGTATCAGTGACTAGATCTTTAGATATTATTTTAGCTTATAttgtacaaatatatttttttggaGATCAGCCTACATCAACCAGTATCATTGGAGCATTTCTAATCATAGTTTCTGTTATATGTATGGGATTTGAGAAAGAAATTTATAATGTTTGTGATTTTATTCCCTAA
- the LOC126921762 gene encoding ester hydrolase C11orf54 homolog isoform X2: MATLNPNELTIVKRDLHVPSLDEIKDVLKEGLIKNFADVEVEVVDCPDLTKEPFTLAAPGLGGNPTLLEIGGPAFLLPTVQKNKLYDIQQLLNHLQYKEDSFVVGAGAGPWPYLNSNCELIMNLTVSPSSVKNGTRISSVNTTNGNCVLQTLPNTETRLALLANLFVIGGKPGGTFLMKDGKVKQHVMADFSKTPLKTEAQLNNWLHFYNMSTPLIAVGTFVSSESDLDLRVQHFHSFSHHGEGGHYHIDTTPETIEYLGYFNLGTTLYRVDKPLTGIQFGKD; encoded by the exons ATGGCTACTTTAAATCCCAATGAACTTACCATAGTAAAAAGAGACCTACATGTTCCTTCTCTTGATGAAATAAAAGATG tcTTAAAAGAAGGATTGATTAAAAATTTCGCGGATGTAGAAGTAGAAGTTGTTGATTGCCCAGATTTAACAAAAGAACCTTTCACACTTGCTGCACCAG GATTAGGTGGCAACCCAACATTACTAGAAATTGGTGGACCAGCATTTCTTCTTCCTACTgtacaaaaaaataaattatatgacATCCAACAACTTTTGAATCACTTACAATACAAAGAAGATTCTTTTGTTGTTGGAGCAGGAGCTGGTCCATGGCCATATCTAAATTCCAATTGTGAG CTTATAATGAATTTAACTGTTTCACCATCCAGTGTAAAAAATGGAACTCGTATTTCATCTGTCAATACAACAAATGGAAATTGTGTGCTTCAAACATTACCTAATACTGAAACAAGACTTGCTTTATTAGCTAATTTGTTTGTTATTGGAGGAAAACCAG GTGGAACATTTTTAATGAAAGATGGAAAAGTTAAACAGCATGTTATGGCAGACTTCTCAAAAACTCCATTAAAGACGGAAGCACAACTTAATAACTGGTTACACTTCTATAATATGTCAACACCCCTAATAGCTGTTGGTACATTTGTCAGTTCTGAAAGT GATTTAGATCTTCGTGTTCAGCATTTCCACAGCTTTTCCCATCACGGAGAGGGTGGACATTATCATATTGATACAACACCGGAAACTATTGAATACTTGGGATATTTCAACTTGGGTACTACACTTTACCGTGTAGATAAACCACTAACTGGTATTCAATTTGGAAAGGATTAA
- the LOC126921734 gene encoding receptor-type guanylate cyclase gcy-14 isoform X4 has product MQLERSEVAFFIYTNGSTLRSNLTQRFAITDQALHNMTTWPLVSVPRDESKTQTYDVVSKEAFQARLEDFRQKISSEESSITEVMAWYTSVNAAMLDHLTNQIKETDNSGVWRYLIAFKNLLKSIESLGISSVYGINYFGRGTLVGDNYVSYVRHDILGRDLLSGSLTYVPSLKHFYAELTNSMSDYGKIKSRRDEILQNQKRKPSVDDAIAYFDSMATYVDELRKLQRELRHMIRDYVNSTLQDASNKEVAGIAILALVLVVSPIIIMLVRNAVATIQMYAANLAQKARELKQEKGKSDTLLFQMLPPSVAQQLKQTQQVPAEYYEAVTVYFSDIVGFTEIAAENTPLEVVTFLNSIYKLFDARIECYDVYKVETIGDSYMVASGLPVRNGDKHVTEIATMALDLLAASSVFQVPKRPGERLQIRSGAHTGPVVAGIVGSKMPRYCLFGDTVNTASRMESTGEALRIHISLEMKKALDAVGGFKIAHRGLVDVKGKGLMDTYWLECKDGGIARAAELDLPSFFEDVRPVFIRRLREEGTL; this is encoded by the exons ATGCAGCTCGAAAGATCTGAGGTTGCATTCTTTATTTACACTAATGGCAGCACTCTAAG GTCGAACTTGACGCAGAGGTTCGCCATAACCGATCAGGCTCTTCATAACATGACTACGTGGCCCCTGGTCTCGGTACCGAGGGATGAGAGCAAGACGCAAACCTATGACGTGGTCAGCAAAGAGGCCTTCCAAGCACGCCTCGAGGATTTCAG GCAGAAGATAAGTTCAGAAGAGAGCAGCATTACCGAAGTGATGGCGTGGTATACGAGCGTGAACGCGGCGATGTTAGACCATTTGACTAATCAGATCAAAGAGACGGATAATAGTGGAGTTTGGAG GTATCTAATTGCTTTTAAAAATTTGCTGAAGAGTATTGAGAGCTTGGGTATTTCTTCCGTGTACGGAATCAATTACTTTGGACGTGGAACCCTTGTGGGGGACAATTACGTCAGCTACGTTCGCCACGATATTCTTGGACGTGATCTCCTCTCTGGATCTCTCACATACGTGCCTTCTCTTAAACATTTTTACGCAGAACTCACCAACTCCATGTCAGACTATGGAAAAATTAAATCTAG ACGAGATGAAATCCTCCAGAACCAGAAGAGGAAACCGAGTGTTGATGACGCTATCGCTTATTTCGATTCAATGGCTACTTATGTGGATGAGCTGCGTAAACTTCAACGAGAATTACGTCACATGATCCG GGATTATGTGAATTCAACTTTACAAGATGCGAGTAACAAAGAAGTTGCTGGGATAGCTATACTCGCGCTAGTGTTGGTCGTTTCTCCTATTATTATAATGCTAGTACGTAATGCGGTTGCAACGATACAA ATGTACGCAGCCAATTTAGCGCAAAAGGCTCGGGAACTGAAGCAGGAAAAAGGGAAGAGTGACACGTTGCTTTTTCAAATGTTGCCTCCTAGCGTCGCACAGCAATTGAAGCAAACTCAACAG GTTCCAGCGGAATATTACGAAGCAGTAACCGTATACTTCAGCGATATTGTTGGGTTCACAGAAATTGCTGCGGAGAATACTCCCTTAGAG GTTGTCACTTTTCTAAATTCGATCTACAAGTTATTCGATGCGCGTATCGAATGTTACGACGTGTACAAAGTTGAAACTATTGGCGATTCATATATGGTCGCCTCTGGCTTGCCTGTTAGAAATG GGGACAAACACGTAACTGAAATAGCGACAATGGCCCTCGATCTTCTAGCAGCTTCATCGGTATTTCAAGTACCAAAGCGGCCCGGTGAACGTCTTCAAATACGAAGCGGTGCTCATACAGGACCCGTAGTTGCTGGAATCGTGGGAAGCAAAATGCCCCGTTATTGTCTCTTCGGGGATACTGTGAATACAGCCAGTCGTATGGAATCAACTGGAGAAG CGCTACGAATACATATTAGCCTAGAAATGAAAAAAGCTTTGGATGCGGTAGGAGGTTTCAAAATCGCACATCGTGGTTTGGTAGATGTCAAG GGGAAGGGATTAATGGATACGTACTGGCTGGAATGCAAAGACGGCGGAATTGCACGGGCAGCGGAATTAGATCTGCCTTCGTTCTTCGAAGATGTGCGACCAGTTTTCATACGCCGTTTACGCGAAGAGGGTACCCTTTGA